ACAGGTGATCAGCGGTACAGCTAATCGCTCGATTCCGGTCTATTCGGGCTGCAACGTCATCTCGACGACCACAGAAACCCTGTAACAACTGCTCCTCCCGCATGCGCCCCAGCCTTCCTCGGCTGTGGGCGCACGCTTTTTGACCGGGTTTGTTACACTGCCCGTACATGGCACACTCCTCAGATGCACAGCTCTACGGCTGCTGGATGGAACTCCTGGGCTGGATGCAGGACTATTCGAAGGCTTCAGGGCTGGAATACGTCAAGATCAGTGATTTCCCCGATTACATCTACCGCATGGAGCGCCCCTACGAGCTGCCGACCACCACCGCCTCGGCCAGCCTGAACCTTCAGGGACAACCGTTTCTGGTGGCCTCGGTCAGCCCGCGCCACGTGGACCTGAAAAGTGTGCAGCTGCGGCTGATGGGCAGCAGCAAGCACTGGCACCTGCACGCCGGAACAGAGGGGCTGTTGGAGGGCAAGCGTCCGTTTACCCGGTCGCGGCTTCAGGCACTGCTCGACGGCGCGGTGGGAGCAGCGCAGCTCTGAAACCGCTTAACCCGGCACACTGACGCGCTCATCTTCGGCCTGCCGGATGCTCAGCACCCGCGACGCGCCCGAGCCGTCGGTGGTCACACCCCACAGCGCCGTTGCCACCTCCATCGTGGCTTTCTGGTGGGTCACCAGCAGGAACTGAGAGCCACGCGCCGCGAACAGCGTCAGGAAGTGCGTGAAGCGGCGAATATTGGCCTCGTCCAGCGGCGCATCCACCTCGTCGAGCACCGCCAGCGGAAGGCCGGGCGCTGCCGACGCGCTGCCGGGCTCCGGCGCATGCCCCAGCGCGAACAGAAAGGCCAGCCCCGCCATCGTGCGCTCGCCCGTCGAGAGCAGCGTGAGGTTGCGGGTGCGCTTGCCTTTCGGCTGCACCGCCAGCCGCAGCCCGGTCAGCCTGCCGCCGTCTTCCTGTTCGCGCACCAGTTCGCCCTCGCCGCCCAGCAGCTCGGCAGAGTATCCGGCGAACGCCTGCGCCACCCGGCGATACGCGGCGTCGGTGGCCTGCGCCTCGCTTGAGCCCAGCGCCAGCAGATGCGTCTCCAGCTCGGCGGCGGCGTGCTGGGCGTCCTCGCGTTCGGCCACCAGTGCATCCAGACGCCCGGCCTCGTGCGCCAGTTCCTGCGCCGCTGCCGGGTTCACCGGGCCGAGTGCCTCCAGTTCGCTCTGGGCGCGGGTCAGGGCCGCCTGCCACTCACGCGGCTGACCGGGGGGCAGCGCTCCGTCGGGAATGGTGGGCAGACTACCCTCGCGGCGGGCAAGTGCCAGCCGCGCCTCGTCGAGCTGCGCCTGGAGCTGGTTCTGGCGGGCAATCTGGGCGCTGTATGCCGCCGATGCCTGCTCGCGCAGCGCTTCGGCGCGGGGCTGCGCTGCCGGGTCGAAGTCACCCAGGTCACTCAGCCGCCGCCGCACTTCGGCCTGGAGCGTGGCGAGCTGGGCACGCTGCTCCTCGCTGCTGTGAACGGTGGTGGTCAGCCGCACCTGAAGGGCCTCTGAGCGCAGCAGAGCGGCACGGTGCGCCTTCCACGCTGCCGCGAGTTCGCGCCCGCTGGCAAGCTGAAGGGCCGCTGCCCGCTCGGTGTGGGCGGCTGTTTCGGCCTGCACTCTGAGCGACTCCAGCGCCGCTTCCAGGGCGGGCAGGTCGGCGCTCTGGCTGGATACCGGCGATTCGGCGGGACGGGCACGCTCCAGCCGGGCCAGCAGCGCGGCGTGCTGGCGGAGCAGGGCTGTATGCCGCGCCTCGGCTTCGGCGCGGGCCAGTTGCGCCGCCCGTTCGCTGACCCGCGCCGCGTTGACGGCGGCACTCAGCTGCTGCTGCTGCTCGGTCAGATACTGGAGTTCGGCGCTCAGGGTGGCCTGCTCGCCGCTCACGCGGGTCGCCGAAGCGTCGAGGGTGCTCAGCTCGTCGTCCAGTTCCAGCAGTCGCCGCTGGTCGGCCAGCACGCCCGCGCCGCTGTCTCGCAGCCGCCCGCCGGTCAGTGCGCCGCCCGGTTCCAGCAGTTCGCCCTCCAGCGTCACCAGACGGGGGCGCGACGCATGCCGCCGTGCCAGCGCGGTGGCCGACGCCAGATCCTGAATCAGCAGGGTATCGGACAGCAGATTCTGACCGATGATCGGCGGATCGGACGGGCACAGATCCGCCAGATTGCCCAGCACGCCGCGTTCGTGCAGCAGCGCGGCGTCACGGCGCTGGCGGGGGCGCAGCAGATCGAGCGGCAGGAAGGTGGCGCGGCCTCCCAGGCGCTTGAGCGTCTCGATGATCTCGCGGGCATCGTCGGCCCGCTGCACCACCACCTGTTCGAGCCGCCTGCCCAGCGCCGCCCCCACCGCCGTTTCGTACTCTGCGGGTACGCTCAGCAGGTCGGCCACCGAGCCGACGATGCCGGGGTGGTTCTGCTGAAGGGCGTTTCTGGCCCCCTCTCCGTAGCGGGCGTAGCTGTTCAGTGTGCCTTCCAGACGCTCGCGCTCGCGGCGAAGCGCAGCGAGCGACGCCTGAGCCGCCCGCAGCACCGACGCCTGTTCCTGCGCTCTGACCTGCGCCTCGCCGCGCTGTACACCGAGCGCCTGCTGCTGAGCTTCGAGTGGCTGAAGGAGCGCCTGCTGCTGGGCTTCGACCTGCCGGGCCGACGCCAGCGCGGTTTCGGCGGCCTGACGCTCAGCTTCCAGGCGGGCGGCCTCGCCCTCCAGCGTGCCGCGCTCGGCCTGCTGCGCCGCTGCCTGCTGTGCCTGCTGGCCGTGCGTCCGGCGGGCCGCGTCGAGCTGCCGTTCGGCGTCCCGGATCTGGCGGGTGAGCTGCGCCGCCGTGCGGGCGCTGGCGTCGGCCTGCGCCTGAAGCTGCACCAGATCGGGCGCGGCCTCGGTGGGGGACGTGAGTGGCAGGGCGGCGGCCTCGCGTTCGAGGGCGATCCGCTCGCCTTCCAGATGCTCCAGATACCGCGCCGACTGCTCGGCGGCCCGCACGGCGGCCTGATGCAGCTCCAGCGCCTGCTGATGCTGCCGGGCCTGCTCGCGGGCGACTCTGGCCGTTTCGCGGGCGCTTTCGAGTGCCGCCCCCGCGTTCTGGATGGCGTCTGCCAGCGCCGCCGACTCTGCACCGAGCGTCTCGACCCTGCGGCGCAGCGTTTCCAGTTCGGTCTGGGCGTTCAGGGCGCGGGCGCGGGCCAGGGCGTCCTGATGGGCCAGCACCTCCAGCGTCAGGACGTGATGCCGGGCCGCCGAGTGCGCCGCCGTTTCCAGCCGCGCCCGGCGCTGCTCCAGTTCGGCTTCCAGCAGGCGCACCTGTGCCAGATGAGCCGCCGCCTCGGTCAGCCGCGCCGCCGTGTCCTGGCGGGCCGCCACGCTGCGCGACAGTCCGGCAGCCTCCTGAAGATGCGCCAGCAGCACACTCCCCGCCGCCTGCACCACGCCGCTCACCTCACCCTGCCCGATCACCGCCAGACCGCCGTTTCCCAGCCCGGTCCCGCGCAGCGCCGCCTGCACGTCGCGCACGCGGGCGGGCCGTCCGGCGATGTCCTGCTCGCTGCTGCCGTCCTGGTACAGCCGCCGGGCCAGATGCACGCGCTCGCCTGCCGGAGTTCGCAGTTCGAGCTGCACCTCGGCCAGTCCCAGCGGTGCCCTGCCCGTGCCTGCGCTGCCGCTGCCGTGAAAGATCAGGTCGCTGGCGCGGGCGGCCCGCAGCTCACGGGCGCGGGCATTGTGCGTGACCCAGCGAATCGCCTCGACCACGTTGCTCTTGCCGCTGCCGTTCGGCCCGATCACCGCGCTCACACCCGGCCCGAATTCCAGGCGGGTCAGGGCGGCGAAGGATTTGAACCCCTGAAGGCTGAGACTGGTGATCAACCTTTTCGGCCCGCCCTATTCACCCTATTCATCGGCGCAGTCCTCGCGGGCATACGGCGCACTCAGGTCGGCGTGCCCCAGCAGCGTGGGCACGTTCTGGGTGTTGACCAGAAACATCACGTCCTTGCCTCGCCGCTCCAGCAGCGTCCGCACCAGACTGCACAGCAGCATGCGCTCGCCGCTGGCTCCGTAGTTCAGGTCGGCGTAGCTGGCGGGCAGATTGACCACGAAATGATCGCCGCGCAGCCACACACGCGGGACAGCGCTGCCACTGGGCACCACGGCCACCGCGCCACTGCCGGTCGGGCCTGCCGCCCACGCCTTCACCGAGGCCTGCGCCACCGCGACCGGCACATTCTGGGCCACCTGCACCGTCCTCATCTGGCGCACGAAATTCCGCACCTGGGTATCGCTGAAATACAGCACCACCGACACGCCCGACGTGGCCCCCACCGTCAGCTTCGGCGGCTGCGGCGTGCTGGGCGGAAGCTGCACCACCTTGTACGCCAGGGCGCACAGCGACAGCAGCACCAGGGCGACAGCGTTGAACATCGAGAAGAGCGGCCTCAAGACGGTCCCCCGTTGGCGCGTGCCGTCAGATAGGTGGCGACGGCGCGTGCTAGTGCCTGAGCCATCTGGGTGTTCTGAGTCGCGTTCGAGAGCCGCTGCTGATCGGCGCTGTTCTGCGGCCAGCCGAGTTCCAGCAGCAGCGCGGCGTGCGGCGCTTCACCCAGCAGCAGCAGGCGTGACTGCGGCTGCTGCTGAGCGCTCAGGCCACCCGTTTTCAGTTCGCCGCGCAGCAGGTCGGACAGACGGCGAGACTCGGCGGCGTCGCTGACGGCGGCACTGACCAGCGGCGCTCCCTGGGCCTGCCGGTACGCGCTGATGATCTGCGACGGAGCCTGCCCCGCCGCCTCGTACACGGTGACTCCTTTGCGGGCCGCGTTCGGAAAGCGCCCCAGGTCGAGCGACACGAACACGTCACTCTGGCGGGCGAGATCCTGGCGCAGCGTCACGTCGGGGCTGTGGGCGGTGTCGCGGGTCAGCCGCACCTGCCAGCCTGCCCTGCTCAGCAGTTCGGCGGCGTTGCGGGCCACCTCCAACGTCACGTCCTGGCCGGTGCCCGCCAGCCCCGCCGGGTCGAGCACGATCAGCGGTTTGCGGAGTTCGGCCACCAGCGCAGGCACGTTCAGCGGCAGGCCCGGCCCCAGGTCGAGGACGACCCGTGCGCCGCTGGGCCGCTGCACCGTGAACAGTTGATACCCCGAATGGGCAGGCAGCGGCACCGTCACGGCGGCCCCGCCCGCGCCTGCCGTCACCTGAACGCGCGGCATGAAGGCACCCCGGGTGGTGTAATTGCGCGTCTGGGCCGCCGCGCCCACCAGCGTGAGCCGCAGCGAGCCGCCGATGAGTTCCTCGCGCACCGTCACGTTTCTGGTCAGATCGAAGACCACCCGGTCACTTTTTGCGCCTGCCAGCGACGACACGCCGCTGAGCTGCACCGCCGGAACGGTGAAATTGCCGGGCGTGTAGCTGGCTCCCAGGCCACGCGCCAGCGTATCGAGCGGCAACAGCAGCTTGCCGTCGAGCCGGGTGGCGGTTCGCGCCTTGACGCGCTCGGCGTCGAGCTGCACGGTGTTGAAGTCGGTGGTGGCCCGCTGGTTGTCTTCGTCGATGGGCAGCAGCAGCGTGTGGCCCAGGCCCACCACATACGCGACGCCGCCCGCCTCGCTGACGTTCAGCAGGCGTGACAGCGTGGACTGTCCGGCGTATTCGGCGCCGTACAGCGTGACCGACTGCGCGGCGCGGCCTGCCAGATTCAGGGCACTGAAAGCGTACTGAGCGCCTGCCAGCCCGGCCCACGCCAGCAGCGAGATCAGTCCAGCCCGGCCCCAGAAGCGGGCAGAGCGGCGCAGGAGCAGCGAGGAGCCGTTCATGCTTCCCGCATCTCGCGGCGTGCCTGCTTGTCGGCCTCGGCGCGGCGCTTGTCGTGCAGCTTCTTGCCGCGTCCGATGGCGAGTTCGACCTTGAAGCGGCCTTCCTTGAGGTACAGCCGGGTAGGAACGAGCGTCAGGCCTTTCTGGGTCAGCGAGCGGCGGATCTTCTCGATTTCCTGGCGGTGCATCAGCAGGCGGCGCGTGCGGCGCGGCGTGTGGTTGTTGTAGGTCGCCTGGGTGTATTCGGGCACGTACAGCCCTTCCAGCTCCAGATTGCCGCCGTACAGCCGCGCATAGGCGTCGCGGAAATCGACGCCCCCGGCCCGGATGCTCTTGACCTCGCTGCCCGTCAGGACGATGCCCGCTTCGTAGCGCTCCAGCAGTTCATATTCAAAATGAGCGCGGCGATTCGTGTACACGGGGCGCATTCTAGCAGTCCGCTTTATGAACACCACTGAGGAATGGGCCGCGCTCAGGGCAGATCATTGCCGCCGCCGTTCGTGAAGGCTTTCTGAAGGCAGCACCCGACTCAGGGAATCCAGCGAAAGGCCGTGAAGCCCGCCAGCACGCCGACCAGCACGCCCGCCACGACTTCCAGATACGTATGTCCGAGCAGCACCCGCAGCGGTTTGGGGGCGAAATTCTCGCGCAGAGCGGCCCGCAGTTCCTCCAGCAGCTCATTCAGCAGACGGGCCTGCAGGCCACTGGAGCGCCGCACACCGGTCGCGTCGTACATCACGATCAGCGAGAACACCGTGCAGGCGGCAAACAGCGGGCTGCCCAGCCCCTGACTCAGGGCCATGCCGGTGGTGAGCGCCACCACGAAGGCGCTGTGGCTGCTGGGCATGCCGCCGGTTTCCAGCAGCTTTTCAGGTTCCCAGCGGCGCGTCAGCAGCAAAATCAGCAGCACCTTCGCCACCTGCGCGAAGAGCATGGCCAGAACCGCTGACCACAGCCAGCGGTTCCCCAGCAGTTCAGAAAAAGACGACACCGCGTGCGGCGCTAGCGTGCGCCGTCCTGGGCGCGGGACAGACTCGCCAGCACGCCGTTCACGAACTTGCCCGAATCGTCGCCGCCGTACTTGCGGGCGATGCGCACCGCCGACTCGATCACCGGCGGATGCGGGGCGTTCAGCCACACCATTTCCAGTGCGGCCAGCCGCATCACGTTCAGGTCGGTCTGGGCCATCGTCTCGAAGCTCCAGCCGCGAATGGTGCGGCGCAGCAGCTCATCGACGTCGGCGCGGTGCTGCTCCATGGCGTCCAGCAGTTCGCCCGCGAAGCTCAGGGCCTCGCCCGACAACGGGGTATGGGTGTCGTCGCCCTCGCGCATGTTGCCCTCGGCGCGGCTGCGGGCGAGCGTCAGCGGAATGTCGCCCTGCGACGCCTCGAACAGCACCCGGAAGGCGAATTCGCGGGCGGCGCGGCGGTTGCCCACCGGCACGGCGGCCTTGTCTCGGCGGCGGGTCATCAGGCCCCTGCCTTGCTGGGCGCGGGCGGCAGCGTCAGGCCCTGAACGGTGATGTTGACGGCGCGGACCTTCAGACCGGTCATCAGTTCGATGTTCTCGGTCACGGCCTGCTGCACCTTCTGCGACACGCTCACCAGACTCTTGCCGTATTCGATGTTCAGGCCGAGTTCGACACTGACATTGTTGCCCTCGCGGCTGACACGCAGGGCACGCGGGCGGCGAGATCCGGCCTGTTGCCAGCCGCCGGAGGTGGGGCGCAGGACCTCGCTGGCCTTGATCGGAGCGGCGGCGATTTCCAGGCCGCCAATACGGTCGACGGTGCTGGCGGCGATGTCCATCAGGACGTTTTTGCTGATTTCCAGATGCATGTAGGGTCTCCAGGGGAACGTGAATCGGTGTGAACAGAGGGCCGAAGTGGCACGCCGAAGTGCCCTCCAGTGTACGGCACGGCCCCCAGATACCCGCACAGGAACACGCCAGCGCACGGAACATTGGCACGCGTACCTAAATGGAGACGTGTTTAGAAACTGTATACTCTGACATCGGGCCACCCCGACATCTGAATTCCAGTACAACCAGAGGAGCATACATGAAGAAAATGCTGACGATTGGCATGATTGCCGCCGCCGCTGCCGCCAGTGTGGCGTTTGCCCAGACCCAGGTTCGCGTGGGCATGGCCTACGACGCGGGTGGCAAGTTCGACAAGAGCTTCAACGAGAGTGCCTACAACGGTGCGCTCCGCGCCGTCAAAACGCTCGGCATCCAGGAGAAGGACTTCGAGCCGTCCGATCCCAGCCAGGTGGTGCAGGGCATCCGCGCCTTTGCCACCGACGGCTTTGATCTGACCATCGGCGTGGGCTTCAACAACAACGCCAGCATCACCCAGGTCGCCAAGGAGAACCCTGACCTGTACTTCGGCCTGATCGACGACGTGTCGCCCGCCTCCAACGTCGCTTCTCTCACCTTCAAGGAGGAAGAGGGCAGCTACCTGGTCGGCTACCTGGCGGCCATGAACACCGCCACCGGCGTGGTGGGCTTTATCGGCGGCATGG
Above is a genomic segment from Deinococcus ruber containing:
- a CDS encoding NADH-quinone oxidoreductase subunit 15 gives rise to the protein MAHSSDAQLYGCWMELLGWMQDYSKASGLEYVKISDFPDYIYRMERPYELPTTTASASLNLQGQPFLVASVSPRHVDLKSVQLRLMGSSKHWHLHAGTEGLLEGKRPFTRSRLQALLDGAVGAAQL
- a CDS encoding AAA family ATPase, which translates into the protein MITSLSLQGFKSFAALTRLEFGPGVSAVIGPNGSGKSNVVEAIRWVTHNARARELRAARASDLIFHGSGSAGTGRAPLGLAEVQLELRTPAGERVHLARRLYQDGSSEQDIAGRPARVRDVQAALRGTGLGNGGLAVIGQGEVSGVVQAAGSVLLAHLQEAAGLSRSVAARQDTAARLTEAAAHLAQVRLLEAELEQRRARLETAAHSAARHHVLTLEVLAHQDALARARALNAQTELETLRRRVETLGAESAALADAIQNAGAALESARETARVAREQARQHQQALELHQAAVRAAEQSARYLEHLEGERIALEREAAALPLTSPTEAAPDLVQLQAQADASARTAAQLTRQIRDAERQLDAARRTHGQQAQQAAAQQAERGTLEGEAARLEAERQAAETALASARQVEAQQQALLQPLEAQQQALGVQRGEAQVRAQEQASVLRAAQASLAALRRERERLEGTLNSYARYGEGARNALQQNHPGIVGSVADLLSVPAEYETAVGAALGRRLEQVVVQRADDAREIIETLKRLGGRATFLPLDLLRPRQRRDAALLHERGVLGNLADLCPSDPPIIGQNLLSDTLLIQDLASATALARRHASRPRLVTLEGELLEPGGALTGGRLRDSGAGVLADQRRLLELDDELSTLDASATRVSGEQATLSAELQYLTEQQQQLSAAVNAARVSERAAQLARAEAEARHTALLRQHAALLARLERARPAESPVSSQSADLPALEAALESLRVQAETAAHTERAAALQLASGRELAAAWKAHRAALLRSEALQVRLTTTVHSSEEQRAQLATLQAEVRRRLSDLGDFDPAAQPRAEALREQASAAYSAQIARQNQLQAQLDEARLALARREGSLPTIPDGALPPGQPREWQAALTRAQSELEALGPVNPAAAQELAHEAGRLDALVAEREDAQHAAAELETHLLALGSSEAQATDAAYRRVAQAFAGYSAELLGGEGELVREQEDGGRLTGLRLAVQPKGKRTRNLTLLSTGERTMAGLAFLFALGHAPEPGSASAAPGLPLAVLDEVDAPLDEANIRRFTHFLTLFAARGSQFLLVTHQKATMEVATALWGVTTDGSGASRVLSIRQAEDERVSVPG
- a CDS encoding GerMN domain-containing protein, whose amino-acid sequence is MRPLFSMFNAVALVLLSLCALAYKVVQLPPSTPQPPKLTVGATSGVSVVLYFSDTQVRNFVRQMRTVQVAQNVPVAVAQASVKAWAAGPTGSGAVAVVPSGSAVPRVWLRGDHFVVNLPASYADLNYGASGERMLLCSLVRTLLERRGKDVMFLVNTQNVPTLLGHADLSAPYAREDCADE
- a CDS encoding N-acetylmuramoyl-L-alanine amidase family protein, whose protein sequence is MNGSSLLLRRSARFWGRAGLISLLAWAGLAGAQYAFSALNLAGRAAQSVTLYGAEYAGQSTLSRLLNVSEAGGVAYVVGLGHTLLLPIDEDNQRATTDFNTVQLDAERVKARTATRLDGKLLLPLDTLARGLGASYTPGNFTVPAVQLSGVSSLAGAKSDRVVFDLTRNVTVREELIGGSLRLTLVGAAAQTRNYTTRGAFMPRVQVTAGAGGAAVTVPLPAHSGYQLFTVQRPSGARVVLDLGPGLPLNVPALVAELRKPLIVLDPAGLAGTGQDVTLEVARNAAELLSRAGWQVRLTRDTAHSPDVTLRQDLARQSDVFVSLDLGRFPNAARKGVTVYEAAGQAPSQIISAYRQAQGAPLVSAAVSDAAESRRLSDLLRGELKTGGLSAQQQPQSRLLLLGEAPHAALLLELGWPQNSADQQRLSNATQNTQMAQALARAVATYLTARANGGPS
- the smpB gene encoding SsrA-binding protein SmpB — its product is MRPVYTNRRAHFEYELLERYEAGIVLTGSEVKSIRAGGVDFRDAYARLYGGNLELEGLYVPEYTQATYNNHTPRRTRRLLMHRQEIEKIRRSLTQKGLTLVPTRLYLKEGRFKVELAIGRGKKLHDKRRAEADKQARREMREA
- a CDS encoding divergent PAP2 family protein; amino-acid sequence: MSSFSELLGNRWLWSAVLAMLFAQVAKVLLILLLTRRWEPEKLLETGGMPSSHSAFVVALTTGMALSQGLGSPLFAACTVFSLIVMYDATGVRRSSGLQARLLNELLEELRAALRENFAPKPLRVLLGHTYLEVVAGVLVGVLAGFTAFRWIP
- the nusB gene encoding transcription antitermination factor NusB, whose product is MTRRRDKAAVPVGNRRAAREFAFRVLFEASQGDIPLTLARSRAEGNMREGDDTHTPLSGEALSFAGELLDAMEQHRADVDELLRRTIRGWSFETMAQTDLNVMRLAALEMVWLNAPHPPVIESAVRIARKYGGDDSGKFVNGVLASLSRAQDGAR
- a CDS encoding Asp23/Gls24 family envelope stress response protein; translated protein: MHLEISKNVLMDIAASTVDRIGGLEIAAAPIKASEVLRPTSGGWQQAGSRRPRALRVSREGNNVSVELGLNIEYGKSLVSVSQKVQQAVTENIELMTGLKVRAVNITVQGLTLPPAPSKAGA